From one Chryseobacterium sp. 3008163 genomic stretch:
- a CDS encoding KUP/HAK/KT family potassium transporter: MTGQNSSDFHKKISLAGSLIAIGIVFGDIGTSPLYTLNAVFHHKIITEVIALGSLSCIFWTLLFQTTIKYVLITLQADNKGEGGIFSLYALVRRYSGKWLVFIAMAGGAFLMADGIITPPISVASAVEGVQAVIPGFNTVPVIIGILIALFLFQQFGTDKIGKVFGPAMVIWFGFIGVLGAMALSNNWDVLKALNPYYAYQMLVNEPKGFWLLGSIFLCTTGAEALYSDMGHAGRNNIRISWIFIKIALVLSYAGQTTWLLNHVGEEVGDLSPFYHIVPPSIFWLALVIATLATIIASQALISGCFTLINEAIRLNIWPKHLVLFPSNVKGQLYIPAINWFLMCGCVGMVLYFKESTKMEAAFGLSVTLTMLMSTLLINAYLRIKRVPMILNVLITGIFLTVEISFLIANLQKVKDGGWITLLIGFSLFSIMYIWWRGRQIKSDIQSLVKLSDYIPTLNRLSIDENMPKYATNLVYLTTSNSEKKIEKTIIDSILKMGLPKRADIYWFVHVNILDEPYAQKYSVETIIKNDVYYIQFDLGFREEPRIGYYFKQVVSDMIEKNEIDVTDSLEQAYQQNKIGDFKFVMMDSFLSYDNKMPLWKNFVMRSYYNLRHLSIKDHINFGLDKSHLEIEQYPLVVVPFAQNKLERKES, translated from the coding sequence ATGACTGGACAAAATAGCTCAGATTTTCACAAAAAAATATCTCTTGCTGGATCATTAATTGCCATAGGTATCGTATTTGGGGACATTGGCACCTCGCCTTTATACACCTTAAATGCAGTTTTTCATCATAAAATTATCACTGAAGTTATTGCCCTTGGTAGCTTAAGCTGTATTTTTTGGACACTCCTTTTCCAGACCACCATAAAATATGTCCTCATTACTCTGCAGGCTGATAATAAAGGCGAAGGAGGTATTTTTTCTCTATATGCTTTAGTCAGAAGATACAGTGGAAAGTGGCTTGTTTTTATCGCAATGGCTGGTGGAGCATTTTTAATGGCAGATGGAATTATTACACCGCCAATTTCAGTAGCCTCTGCCGTAGAAGGCGTTCAGGCGGTTATTCCTGGATTTAATACAGTTCCGGTAATTATCGGAATTTTAATTGCTTTATTTCTGTTCCAACAATTTGGAACGGATAAAATCGGTAAGGTATTTGGTCCGGCAATGGTAATCTGGTTTGGCTTTATTGGCGTTTTAGGTGCAATGGCTTTGAGCAATAACTGGGATGTTTTAAAAGCATTAAATCCTTATTATGCTTATCAGATGCTGGTCAATGAACCGAAAGGATTCTGGCTTTTGGGAAGTATCTTTCTTTGTACCACCGGTGCTGAAGCTTTGTACAGCGATATGGGACACGCTGGGAGAAACAATATTAGAATTTCCTGGATCTTTATAAAAATTGCTTTGGTTTTGAGCTATGCCGGGCAAACAACCTGGCTTTTAAATCACGTGGGCGAAGAAGTAGGTGACCTGAGTCCTTTTTATCATATCGTTCCGCCATCTATATTCTGGCTCGCTTTAGTGATCGCAACTTTGGCAACTATTATTGCTTCACAAGCCCTAATTAGCGGCTGTTTCACTTTAATCAATGAGGCAATAAGACTTAATATCTGGCCTAAACATTTAGTATTATTTCCGAGTAATGTAAAAGGTCAATTATACATTCCGGCAATTAACTGGTTCCTGATGTGTGGCTGTGTAGGAATGGTTTTATATTTCAAGGAAAGCACTAAAATGGAGGCCGCATTTGGCCTAAGCGTTACACTTACAATGTTGATGAGTACCCTACTCATAAATGCCTATCTAAGGATAAAAAGAGTTCCTATGATCCTGAATGTACTCATTACTGGTATTTTTTTAACCGTGGAAATAAGTTTCTTAATCGCTAACCTTCAGAAAGTAAAAGATGGCGGCTGGATCACTTTGTTGATTGGTTTTTCATTATTCAGTATAATGTATATTTGGTGGAGGGGAAGACAGATAAAATCAGACATTCAATCTCTTGTTAAGCTATCTGATTATATTCCGACCCTGAACAGGCTAAGTATAGATGAGAATATGCCAAAATATGCCACAAATCTGGTATACCTTACAACATCAAACTCTGAAAAGAAGATTGAAAAAACAATCATCGATTCTATATTAAAAATGGGTTTACCGAAACGAGCAGATATTTATTGGTTTGTTCACGTCAATATTCTGGATGAACCTTATGCGCAAAAATATTCTGTGGAAACCATTATTAAAAATGATGTTTATTACATACAATTTGATTTAGGATTTCGTGAAGAGCCTAGAATTGGTTATTATTTCAAACAGGTAGTCAGTGATATGATTGAAAAAAATGAAATTGATGTTACCGACTCTTTAGAGCAGGCTTATCAACAAAATAAAATAGGTGATTTCAAATTTGTAATGATGGACAGTTTTCTTTCTTACGATAATAAAATGCCCCTTTGGAAAAACTTTGTTATGAGATCATATTATAATTTAAGACATTTGTCAATAAAAGACCATATTAATTTTGGGCTGGATAAAAGTCATTTAGAAATAGAACAATACCCGCTGGTTGTGGTTCCTTTTGCCCAAAATAAATTAGAAAGAAAGGAAAGTTAA
- a CDS encoding RHS repeat-associated core domain-containing protein produces the protein MAFLLKTATFVTNSQSQATQFFLNLPFGETMIEQMDGSYDNPFKFNAKELDEDTGLYYYGARYYNPRLSIWYGVDPLAVYNPVMESEFYGDGQHNGGVFYLGNLNPYIYTYQNPIKYIDPNGKQVEGYQNSGYRPGIPIIIFKKGNVYSPFPIVDFDQKKVIRGFNRITEPSRNFRIGVYVTASVLAIEGFDIVKNLTNRVLNSNDSEKRIFEPSPKHGATNNGRANKEPANPQKSLENSHQLSPNTERRIGYDPEANEFNVFDKTHPGKNVYHGHSREWNELSQDMKNVLIKNKDVNHKGKPLPPKKN, from the coding sequence TTGGCTTTTCTGCTAAAAACCGCAACATTTGTTACCAATTCTCAATCACAGGCAACACAATTTTTCCTAAATTTACCTTTTGGAGAAACAATGATTGAGCAGATGGATGGATCGTATGATAATCCGTTTAAGTTTAATGCAAAAGAATTGGATGAAGATACAGGTTTATACTATTATGGGGCAAGATACTATAATCCAAGATTAAGTATTTGGTATGGTGTTGACCCATTGGCAGTTTATAATCCTGTGATGGAGAGTGAATTTTATGGAGATGGTCAGCATAATGGCGGAGTATTTTATTTGGGAAATCTTAATCCTTATATCTATACATATCAAAATCCAATTAAATATATTGATCCTAATGGAAAACAAGTAGAAGGTTATCAAAATAGTGGTTATAGACCTGGTATACCAATTATAATATTTAAGAAGGGAAATGTTTATTCTCCTTTCCCTATCGTTGATTTTGACCAAAAAAAAGTAATTCGAGGTTTTAATAGAATTACTGAACCTAGTAGGAATTTTCGTATTGGAGTGTATGTAACCGCTTCAGTATTAGCTATAGAAGGTTTTGATATTGTTAAAAATTTAACTAATAGAGTCTTAAATTCTAATGATTCAGAAAAAAGAATCTTTGAGCCTAGTCCTAAACATGGGGCAACTAATAATGGTAGAGCGAATAAAGAACCTGCAAATCCACAAAAATCTTTAGAGAATTCACATCAGCTTTCCCCTAATACGGAGAGAAGGATTGGATATGATCCAGAAGCTAATGAGTTTAATGTTTTTGATAAAACACATCCTGGAAAAAATGTTTATCATGGTCATTCCCGAGAATGGAATGAACTTTCGCAAGATATGAAAAATGTACTAATTAAAAATAAAGATGTTAATCATAAAGGTAAACCCTTACCTCCTAAGAAAAATTAA
- a CDS encoding ribonuclease domain-containing protein — MKSGKIEGKFFRNDGTDGSQILPKKGKNGNIKYTEYDLNNPPTAEQRVNGATRDSERILTGSDGSIWHTSTHYRVIKKISK; from the coding sequence ATTAAATCTGGAAAAATTGAAGGAAAGTTTTTTAGAAACGATGGAACAGACGGCTCTCAAATCTTACCTAAAAAAGGCAAAAATGGAAATATTAAATATACAGAATATGATCTCAATAATCCTCCAACAGCAGAACAAAGAGTAAATGGTGCTACAAGAGATAGTGAAAGAATACTTACTGGAAGTGATGGAAGTATTTGGCATACAAGCACACATTATCGTGTAATTAAAAAAATTAGTAAATAA
- a CDS encoding RHS repeat domain-containing protein, whose translation MENHLGQATFMTNSKSQATQFFLNLPFGETMMEQMDGSYDNPFKFNAKELDEDTGLYYYGARYYNPRLSIWYGVDPLAVYNPVMETEFYGDGQHNGGVYFWGNLNPYIYTYQNPIRYVDPNGKQTWAGAWKDVPKDQIKQVERGYRESMKYAGYSADFVPVAGDAKGRYCWN comes from the coding sequence ATGGAGAACCATTTGGGACAAGCAACATTTATGACTAACTCTAAGTCACAGGCAACACAATTTTTCCTAAATTTACCATTTGGAGAAACGATGATGGAGCAGATGGATGGCTCTTATGATAACCCGTTTAAGTTTAATGCGAAAGAGTTAGATGAAGATACTGGTTTGTATTATTACGGAGCGAGATACTATAACCCGAGATTAAGTATTTGGTATGGCGTAGACCCACTAGCTGTTTATAATCCTGTAATGGAAACAGAGTTCTATGGAGATGGGCAACATAATGGAGGTGTTTATTTCTGGGGTAACCTGAATCCTTATATTTATACGTATCAGAACCCAATTAGATATGTTGACCCTAATGGGAAGCAAACATGGGCAGGAGCTTGGAAAGATGTGCCAAAAGATCAGATTAAACAGGTAGAAAGAGGATATCGAGAAAGCATGAAATATGCGGGATATTCAGCAGATTTTGTTCCTGTTGCTGGTGACGCAAAGGGAAGGTATTGTTGGAACTGA
- a CDS encoding RHS repeat-associated core domain-containing protein: MKTLAVLYTNRTAEDKPITKSADVQSDFEKYPEKSGVGKGLSLELRERTWSPDLYYLHGDHLGTATFVTNSQSQATQFFLNLPFGETMMEQMDGSYDNPFKFNAKELDDDTGLYYYGARYNNPRLSIWYGVDPLAEDMPSWSPYNYTFDNPVRYTDPDGQAPNDIVYINNRGVEVHRIKSDTQFKTYIQATTNASSNPSRSTAGWKQVAMPNIIQSKGGEDVSGSAYQKNDYQIAARTGYFNQAKNSGKLNLVTEGGNPIPQVAIKGIPDLDPTLVKAMTIQESNAGTTGVTDIMQTNVKADWNGGEMKSNYGLKQGEGADVSTSLYAGTRILGTKGFKGGITYDPKTGKSTYNFKGWFNAAGSYNSTAGTKGYQADVQKMYQNSKKPTPKNYK, encoded by the coding sequence TTGAAGACCCTTGCAGTTTTATATACCAACAGAACTGCGGAAGATAAACCAATTACTAAATCTGCAGACGTACAATCTGATTTTGAGAAGTATCCTGAGAAATCTGGTGTAGGTAAAGGTCTCTCTTTGGAGCTCAGAGAAAGAACCTGGAGTCCTGACTTATACTATCTGCATGGTGATCATTTGGGGACAGCAACATTTGTTACCAATTCTCAGTCTCAGGCAACACAATTTTTCCTAAATTTACCTTTCGGAGAAACGATGATGGAGCAGATGGATGGTTCTTATGATAATCCTTTTAAGTTCAATGCAAAAGAATTGGATGATGATACAGGATTGTATTATTACGGAGCAAGATATAATAATCCTAGGTTGAGTATTTGGTATGGTGTAGATCCGCTGGCAGAGGATATGCCAAGTTGGTCACCATATAACTATACATTTGATAATCCTGTAAGATATACAGATCCTGATGGGCAGGCACCAAATGACATTGTATATATTAATAATCGTGGTGTGGAGGTTCATCGCATAAAAAGTGATACTCAATTTAAAACCTACATACAGGCGACTACCAATGCAAGTAGTAATCCTTCTCGAAGTACAGCAGGGTGGAAACAGGTTGCTATGCCTAATATTATACAAAGTAAGGGAGGAGAAGATGTGTCGGGATCAGCATATCAAAAAAATGATTATCAAATTGCTGCAAGAACTGGCTATTTTAATCAAGCAAAAAATTCAGGCAAATTAAACTTAGTCACAGAAGGAGGAAACCCAATTCCTCAAGTTGCCATAAAAGGAATTCCTGATTTAGACCCAACTTTAGTTAAAGCAATGACAATTCAAGAATCTAATGCAGGAACGACAGGAGTTACAGATATTATGCAAACGAATGTAAAAGCCGATTGGAATGGAGGAGAAATGAAATCTAATTACGGTTTAAAGCAAGGAGAAGGAGCAGATGTAAGTACTTCTTTATATGCAGGTACAAGGATTTTAGGAACTAAAGGTTTTAAAGGCGGAATTACTTATGATCCCAAAACAGGAAAGTCTACTTATAATTTTAAAGGATGGTTCAATGCCGCAGGATCATATAATAGTACAGCAGGTACTAAAGGTTATCAGGCAGATGTTCAAAAAATGTATCAAAATTCTAAAAAACCAACCCCAAAAAATTATAAATAA